The following nucleotide sequence is from Populus nigra chromosome 15, ddPopNigr1.1, whole genome shotgun sequence.
GAAGATTTTCTACCTATGAGTTATTGGTCGGCAAGTACCATTTGGAAAATGAGAAGATTCATCGCATAGTATTTGGCTTAGGGCAAATTAATGGCTCCACCTCCCACTCGAGGAATATTTGCCATCTTGGAGCTCAAAACGGATGACCTACTACTATTTGGGGTCAATTGAGCTTTGTGGATAAACTATTTAATACAAATGTGGTGGTGTTTTATCCTCTTTTAAGACTTCACATTTGTGCAAAATCTTACCTAGTAACTACTAACTACCGTTGAAACACACTAAACCTAGGAGAAAAGAAGCTCTCGTGACCTACCTTGAAAGCCACTTGCCTAGGAGACGAGAAGCCATGCATAAGCTGAAACaattattccatttttttttaattaattttctgttAATATTCATTGAGAATTTTTATGCTGCTTCCCATGAAAGATATGAGAGatttcccaaaaaaataataagaattctTTCATCTGttaatacttatttatttttttaatcccttCTTGTTTCTCTCATTTTGTATTCATCTCTCTCAGTAGAGTgtcattaatttctttattaataaGATGTTAAATGTCTTTTGCTCTTGTATGGATCACGAGTTGAAATTATAATGTAGTGGCTGAATTATTATTTActcttatttgattaattttgagttttataattaattttaatttgttttttataaggttattaaaaTTTAGTGACTTGATATATTGATTGGCAAGTTAACCTAGATTGAtccaaattgatttaatatattgtcgtttcaatgtttattaaaacaaactcatcttaaacatttattttgacctcaactatatttttattggtcattcatgttgtttttagaCTCTTCAAGGCGACTAAGTCGAATTGAATCAATTTACatgcaaattaatttttcttatactaGAAAAAGATTAACAACGCCTAAaccttttttatgttaaaaaaaaaagagatttggtTCTACCAGCAGTGTAGCGCGGGCCAATAATCTAGTTAATATATACTATTAGAGCATGTTTagaagtgtggttgcggttgcttttcaaagtgcttttcatttaaaaatgtattaaaataatgttttttattttttaaaaatcatttttgatattaacacttcaaaatgatataaaaacaccaaaaacatattaatttgaagtaaaataaaaaaaattcaatttttttcaaaagcgcttgTAAAACGCGAAAACAAACATGGTCGGCCTTGACCTTTTACTATAACAATGAATAATGAAATGTCAtggtctttttttcattttatttctaaaaaataagatatttttcactttagtcctctAAATTTATAAGgactctttttaattttaaatattttaaatatatatatatatatatatatatatatatatattttaatttcatccttcaacattgaaacATTGAATTTGCTGAGTATTGggcttaataatttgttttgatttgttttctattaaattatccTCGTCTTATAACCCGTGTTGCAAGTTTTGTGGGTTAGCCGTGTTGACtcgggtcatttttttatttgttttctatataaattataaaagtctCATGACTTGCATAACAGCTTTGACAAGTTAACTAAAATTGGTCcaagtcaatttaatatgttattattttaatatttttttaaaatattatctttttttttttcaaaatatatttttattaattgtccggttattttttatctatcaagtTAACCAAATCACGTTAtatcaatcatattttttttctaataacaaacatATTAATCAACaccttattaattattttttttacgttgaaaataaatttatcagaGCTGCAACTTGCAACGTTGCGTGAATAATTATCTAGTTCGTGCGTGCATGTGTAAGCAAATGCTTTTCACAAATCTAATGGTTGAATTCTTCGGAAAGTGGTTTTggaaaacaagttgaaaaactTTCAGTAAATTAGATCATAGATGTCGTGGAGTGCTTGTTGAAATCAAAGCACTTCGGAACCCTTCTTTGAATTTGAACAGGAGCGAACTCACAACAGTCTCACCTTCATCCATGGAAGGAAATATTGATGCAAGGTTTTTCCAAGTTTCTAATATGGTTAATTATGTGGGGGTGAGGGTTTGCGGACAGTTGTTATCTGACAGTAACTTCATCAGCTAGACAGCAACATGGCTCCTGCTCAAACAGCTTCCACCTATGGAAGAGTGAACCTCATATGAAACACAAGTTAGCTGACTTTTCAGAAGAAAAGGTATTCAATCTTGTGACGTAAAACATTTGACTGTGGAATGATGTTCCTAACAGCATTATATGTGtttaaatcatgataaaaaCTGTTCTGAAAACAGCACAGCTCCTGAATGAAATAATGCTTTCAAAGCAACGCGCAATAGATTTTCAGAGTGACACAATAAATATGTTTCACCTGCGTAATCTGAAGTTTACAGAACAGGATATGCGGTCCTCAGATCTTACAAAATTCTGTTGGTATTGAGCACAGCTAACTAATTTCATTGCTTCTGTTTCAAAGAGAGAGAATATAAATGGTATCTGTCATGTCTTGAAAACTTGATTACTTAATCCTTGGAGGTTATAACCAGAAGACCTAGAGCGCCTATAAGCATGTACTGCAAGAAAAACCAACACCAAGTTAAACATTAAACGCAAAACTAGGGAAATGAGTGCCTCCAGAAAAAACTCAACTCTTAAAAGCGTAGAAtgcaaaaacttaatttttcaagttgatTGATATATAATTTCTGTGgagaaattcatttttcaattgtttGTCATAAGCTAGGGAAATGAGGTCCTCTGgcattttttactcaaaaaaggAAAGATCTGTGTTAGTGCAAACCCTAGACACTACCTTGATAATAGGTTTCTCAGTCATCACGATTGTAACCCAACCGGCGTAAGGCACGAACCTGCGGAAGAGGATATATAATTCAGTTTCACATAAATCAAGAGGATTTATATTTCAGAAAGTGTTAAGAAGAAAACTACAAGACAGAATGTTTGTGTTTCTTATGCCAATATGAGTTGGTAAATCATTCATTTGGATTGGCATATTAACTAGCCTGGATTATTTCATCATCAGCTATAACCCAAGATGTACGCTATTCGATCAAACAAGTATTAGATAAAATAAGCAGATGACAGTATATGCAAGCACCAATTTCAAATGCCACTTTTTTGCACCTTTCAAGTTGATCGTGGTCTCCCGCATaaattacaatttcatgctgaaaacaaaatatatgtaaatagATGCATAACTGACTTACCCAACAGCTCTCCCCATAATTTGTTGTGGCTTCAACCAATACTGACCATAAGCATACAAACCCCTGTCATCCGCATCATTAGCATCTCCTGATAAAATTATCCAATCACAAATTGAGTATCAGTCTCCTGGTTATTGAAAGAAGAACTATAGGCAGAagttttcaaacatttttttagaCCATTTCACTTGTATCCCTTATGCTATGACTTAATATGCTGAAAGGTTGTCTATTAATTACCCTTCACTTTAATTGATCCTCGTATAGTCGTATTTAGAACTCAACTGAGAAGGAACGTGGCACATGtataaaaacaagtttattcTTGAGTGTAGAAGAGGATTAATTAAGACAAGCAGATATGAACTCAAAGAAATTTAACAACTTGAGTCACAAATTGTGTTACCTTTAGTAAGGATATCAACCTTTCCAGTATTTTCCTGTTCATGAACCTACCAAAGCACAATCAAATTTACATTACGCgaaggaaagaaaatcaaatagcATCATGCAAGACTTTTGCCACTGCTTGCTGATCAGCCTTCCTATCCCCACAAAGGAAAGCAAATCAACAGTTACAGAAATTCTCAGCTAAGAAAAGTTGTAGCAACTTCTAGAAATAAGAAACTAGAGCGAATGGTGGAATTAAATCTGGCATGTCACAATTCTGTGGAATTCAACCTCCTATTTCTTAATCAAAACAATTAGTACTTTTTTTCATTCTGCTAAAGATAAGATGCATGCTGTGATGAAACCAACTGAAAGGATAGCTTTCGTAATCTTATTCAATTGACCAAACTCACTCTGAGGGTGGGTGGATATGGAACTAGCAGATACAAATAGAAATTCCAGAAGAAATGATAGTGAGGTCAAGATGAGCCGGGGGCCTTTATTCTATCGCTCAATTGGCATGCTTCCTAGTGAGaaacattaaatatattataactgacactaaaataaacaagagtGAATGGATGAAAGCTCGTATTTCCTGATGGTAGTTTCCTCTCTATATGGTCACTAATTGACATTCTCAGTTTGGAACTAAATAGTCAGCACAATCCCAGTCTATAACGCTTTCAACAAACCTGTCCGAAATGCCTATCATATTCtacaataaacaacaaacacTAGCAAGCATACTAAGATAACAATACAACTGAGATCTCGCATGTATGGTTACCTCAACTACTCGATGGACAATTGGAATTGGCTCTCCCTGAACAATGCATTGAAGATATATCAGTTCACAGGAGTAGAAAAGAGACCATGATGTTCAATACAAGTACACTGGAATGaagaaaggataaaatttgGGATATAATCAAAGCAAAAGAGAACTTTGTCACGGACAATGTCCACCTTTATTAATAAGCATATCACAATCTAATTCATAAAGAATTACATCTCTACTTTAAGGTAAATAAAAAGCTAAATCACCTTATTAAAGAATCAACTCACACACTTCTTTCTAAATCAAATGCTCACTAAAGTTCCTACGGCAGGGCTTTAGACTGATAAAATGGGTTCAAACAATATTCACCAAATCACCCTCATTGTTCCTTTTGAAGAACTATCCAGCACTCCACTAGCACTGCTCCTCGTTTCACATAAAAGCGGGTCCCACATGGAGGAGCAGTGGGCCCCGCATTCTTATGACTGGGAACTAGGAAGCAATAGCACCCTATAGTTTATCCGTCATTTTCCATGAGCATTCAACCGAAAGATGTGCTAAAACTAAACACTAAAATCATCAActcataacaaaacaaaatcaaagataagAGCAAAGAAACTCAATAATCAccaaatcaatcaaaagaaaaacaaacaaattaaagaaagaacatACTTCTACATTATACACAACAATCTCTCCTGCTCGAAATGGGGCCTCGCTCATATGCAAGAACAAAATGTCTCCCTGCAAGCCAAGACAGGAAAACGTAAGAAAAACCACATGTTGCCCATATGCATATCGTAtgcgaacaaaaaaaaaacatgggattCTTAACTCGTTTGAAAGCAGGTTCCATGCTACCagaaagaacaacaacaacaggagATTCGCTACCAGTTAAACACATCAAGGCTTTCCATATTATTAAAGCCATCGACACTATCATccc
It contains:
- the LOC133674251 gene encoding uncharacterized protein LOC133674251, translated to MGWIAENVESIKSMKIRDTLSQLITLGMIVSMALIIWKALMCLTGSESPVVVVLSGSMEPAFKRGDILFLHMSEAPFRAGEIVVYNVEGEPIPIVHRVVEVHEQENTGKVDILTKGDANDADDRGLYAYGQYWLKPQQIMGRAVGFVPYAGWVTIVMTEKPIIKYMLIGALGLLVITSKD